The following proteins come from a genomic window of Liolophura sinensis isolate JHLJ2023 chromosome 13, CUHK_Ljap_v2, whole genome shotgun sequence:
- the LOC135480407 gene encoding amiloride-sensitive sodium channel subunit gamma-2-like yields MTHKNFVEYTSFKTRVGIYMGFSKLKFPLVSICNTNPIRRSQINNTVSSKLRDFLARLNYTPSYYSNDYIFEWLDLFWDGNETLYEDYYMYDNDIGLGSNVKADPQYQAMEEFKSLYGGEDSNNKVALGHQLEDMLISCSYAGLQCGKEHFTVSQSNMFGNCFSFNNDVNNILTSRRTGNDNGLSLILYLENAEYIPGLTSGYGARLVIGQPGQMVLAEYNGLYLSAGAETDVGLRLINITRQGKPYGDCVSDSENRSGFSGFPSDNKYTRQNSLQETICKEASQSADCNDLTRSDMAEKRRNFMKVNVFYLDMNYEEIKEEPSYSFPSTTHPDFIHKAIGVCLIILIRLSGHVERRRDAVTFYSRTPRTLYS; encoded by the exons ATGACTCACAAGAACTTCGTAGAGTACACGAGCTTTAAAACTAGAGTCGGCATCTACATGGGATTCTCCAAGCTGAAGTTTCCATTGGTGTCCATATGCAACACCAATCCGATCAGACGAAGTCAGATCAATAATACAGTGTCTTCAAAACTGCGAGACTTCCTTGCCCGACTCAATTACACCCCATCCTATTATAGCAATGAT TACATCTTCGAATGGTTGGATCTTTTCTGGGATGGCAATGAGACGCTTTATGAGGACTACTACATGTACGACAACGATATAGGCTTGGGATCGAATGTCAAAGCGGATCCGCAATATCAGGCCATGGAAGAGTTCAAGTCCCTATATGGGGGAGAAGACAG caATAACAAAGTTGCTCTTGGTCATCAGCTTGAAGACATGCTCATTTCGTGTTCCTACGCCGGGTTGCAGTGCGGCAAAGA acATTTTACGGTTTCACAGTCTAACATGTTCGGAAATTGTTTCTCCTTCAACAATGACGTTAACAATATCCTGACGTCGCGACGCACTGGAAATGACAACG GCCTATCGTTAATCCTCTACCTGGAGAATGCGGAGTACATTCCAGGCTTAACCAGTGGTTATGGCGCCCGACTAGTGATCGGCCAGCCGGGGCAAATGGTACTAGCGGAGTATAACGGGTTATATCTGTCTGCAGGGGCAGAAACAGATGTAGGTCTGAGGCTG atCAATATTACCCGTCAAGGAAAACCGTATGGAGATTGTGTCAGTGACTCCGAAAACAGGAGTGGCTTCAGCGGATTTCCCTCAGACAATAAATACACCCGCCAG AATTCTTTACAAGAGACAATATGTAAAGAAGCGTCACAGTCTGCCGACTGCAATGATCTCACTCGCTCGGATATGGCCGAAAAAAG gcGAAATTTTATGAAAGTGAACGTATTTTACCTAGACATGAATTATGAAGAGATTAAGGAAGAGCCCAGTTACTCC TTCCCCAGCACAACACACCCAGATTTTATACACAAAGCCATAGGCGTCTGTCTTATAATATTAATCCGTCTGTCTGGACACGTGGAGAGGCGACGAGACGCCGTCACGTTTTACAGCCGCACCCCCAGGACGTTGTATAGCTGA